The DNA sequence GGTCTCCCCGGGGGTGACGCCCTTGTCGTACCAGCCGATCTTGTCCCCGTCGGCCACGGAAGGCACCTCGACGGTGCCGTCGGCGGCCAGGCCGAGCGACAGCAGCGGCGAAGCGTCGACCCCGGCCGCGGGGATCCGTACGCGTACGGGCGCGGAGGCGGGCTTCGGAGCGGCCGGGGCCGGGGCCGCCGGGGCGGAGGTCGGGGTGACGGCGGGCGGCGCGGAGGCCGCGCCGGGGGTCGCGGGCGTGGCGGCGGGCGTGGCGCCGCCGCATCCGGTCAGCGCGGCGGCCAGGAGGGCGGCGGCGATCAGCGGCCGGGCGGTACGGCGGGTCATGGGAGGCTCCGGCGGAACGGGCCGAGGCGGGCCACCCGGGGGTGGCCCGCCGGAGGCGAGTCGAGATCTGAAGGGGTCGCGTGTCAGCCCTGGGCGCGGCGGCGGCGCAGGAACACGCTCGCGCCGAGCGCACCGAAGACCGTGACCAGACCGGCGCCGGCCGCCAGCGTGGTGGTGTTGTCGGTGTCGGCGACGCTCTCGACCGGCAGCTCGGCACCCGCGGCCACCGGGCCCTTGGGGACGACGCTGGTCTGCGCGCCCGGCTTCGGCTTCGGCTTCGGCGCAGGCTTCGGGCCCTGCTCCTCGGTGGTCTGGTAGTCGAGCTTGCAGCCCTTGGGGAGCGCGGGGAAGGAGGCGCTCTTGGTGACGTCGCCGACCTGGTACTCCCACCGGAACACCGGCTTGGCGCCGTTCGGGTTCTCGATGCGCAGGGAGTCCGAGCTCCGACCCGGGTGGGTGCGGTCCAGGGTCCGCGGGTTGGGCTGCCCTTCCAGGGTCTGCACGAAGGCCTTCGGGCCCTTGGGGGACATCGTCAGGTCTGCGGACAGGTACTCGCCGAGCCGCACCGTCTTGACCTCGGAGACGCAGGAGCCGGTCCCGGTCTCGGCGGCCTTGCCCTTCGGCAGCGGGAACGACGTGGTCTTGCCGCTCTCGCTGTCGAACACGGTGAGGACCGGCTCGGCCGAGTCCGCCTTGGTGAGGGCGAAGGTCGTGCCCTGGACCGAGACCTTGGTGTGCTTGCGGTCGAGGGACACGATCGCCTTCGGGTGGACCGTGCCGTCCCCGAGCACGGCGAAGACCTTGACCGAGGGCGCCTCCGTCGCGGAGTTGATCATGTCGGCGACCAGGCTCTTGCTGAGGGTGACCCGC is a window from the Streptomyces sp. NBC_01244 genome containing:
- a CDS encoding class F sortase, with protein sequence MTRRTARPLIAAALLAAALTGCGGATPAATPATPGAASAPPAVTPTSAPAAPAPAAPKPASAPVRVRIPAAGVDASPLLSLGLAADGTVEVPSVADGDKIGWYDKGVTPGETGPAVLIGHFDTARGPAVLKDVSKVRIGDEVTVSRADGSTAVFRVRELEQVDKKRFPTDKVYGNTARPELRVITCGGEITDGHRPDNIILYADLVG